From Paenibacillus graminis:
GTTCAACTTATATAGATGAAGGGTGGACTGGCAAGGACATGGACAACCAGGTCTATTTGAAAATTTTAAAATGCTTTGGAGCCAAAGGCACGCGGTTTACCACAGAGGATCTGGCGAGAGAATTGGGCACGAGTAAACGCACAGTGTATGCCTACTTTTCGAGTAAGGATGAAATGATTGAGAAAACGATTGATTTCGTCTTTTCGCAGATTATCCAGTCGGATACGGACATCCTGGAAGATGCAGGGCTCCCCATTCAGGAGAAACTCAGACTTTATTTTCAGAATATTCCCGACGCCTATTCGATTGGCGCGATTATCCGGCATATGGATGACTTTCAGCGGTATTATCCCCGGCTCTACGAGAAGGTGAATCATCATTTGGATATGATTTGGGACGGTGCTATTGAACTGGTGGAGGAAGGGATGAACCGTGGCGAGCT
This genomic window contains:
- a CDS encoding TetR/AcrR family transcriptional regulator; protein product: MDNQVYLKILKCFGAKGTRFTTEDLARELGTSKRTVYAYFSSKDEMIEKTIDFVFSQIIQSDTDILEDAGLPIQEKLRLYFQNIPDAYSIGAIIRHMDDFQRYYPRLYEKVNHHLDMIWDGAIELVEEGMNRGELHQVDTVILKLMLNETLKKLLDYEFIAGHQVSFESGTKAMSDIVLYGLIKAESS